The nucleotide sequence CCATCACGGAGGCGATTTGTTTCTCATGAATATCGATTTCCTCGGCGCTGGGCTCGTTTTCCGAGAAGGGATTTCCTGATCCATGAAAGCCATATTCGATTTCCCGCAATTTTCTTATCTGAAAATCGCGCAAGCCTAATTCGGTTCTCCATGATTCCAGCCGTCGGGAGATCCGCTGTCGTTGGCCAACAGCCGCGATCATGATCGGAGAGAAAAATGCGAGCAGGGAGACCAATACTCCCGCAGCCAGACTCATCTTGTCGCGCCGCGTCCATGCGGAGAGAGGTATCCGACGGCGGCGCTGCCAACTCCTGCCGCCCGCCTCTGGAAACCGGGGGGCGTTTCTACGGGGATCTCTCCAACGGCTGCTCACGGTTTCTTGGGGGCTGCCAACAGACGCAATGAGTTCAAGATGACCAACAGGGTTGCGCCTGTGTCGGCGAGAATGGCGAGCCAAAGTCCGGCGATGCCCACGAAGGCCAGGGTCAGAACCACGGCCTTGATGGCTAGCGCAAAGATGACGTTGAAGCGGATGATGCCGAGAGTGCGTCGCCCGAGAATCACCGTTTCGGCCACCCGCGTCAGATCGTCTTTCATCAGCGCGATGTCCGCTGTTTCGATGGCCGTGTCGCTGCCGATGGCTCCCATGGCGAAGCCGACCGTAGCGACCGCGAGCGCCGGAGCATCATTCACTCCATCGCCGATCATGCCGACATGGGTGTACTGGCTGACCAGCTTGCGGACGTGATCCACTTTTTGGTCCGGCATGAGATCGCCGATGGCTTCATCGATACCCGCCTGCTTGGCGATGGCGGACGCGGTGCGTTGGTTGTCCCCGCTGAGCATGATGACCTTTTGAATCCCCGCCTTGTGGATTTGGCGGAGTGCTTCCACGACTTCCGGGCGGAGGGTATCGGCAATGGCGATGATGCCTAAAATTCTTCCCCTGCATTCCCCATGGGGCAAATGTCCCAGGACGGCGAGGGACTGGCCCTTGGCCTCGATGGTGGCGAGTATTTTTTCAACCTCGGGGGTGCAGACACCCGCTTCGTGGGCCATTCGATGGTTTCCAATGAAGTAAGGATGGCCGTCAACGGTGGCTTGCGCACCTTGCCCGGTGACGGAGACATAGTCTGCCGCAGGAGCGAACTCGATGTTCCGTGAGCGGGCGGTTTCGACGATCGCGAACGCAAGAGGATGCTCCGAGTGGGTATTGATCGCGGCGGAAGAGCGGAGAACCTCTTCTTCGGAAAGCTCGCCAATGGGTATGATTTCGACGACCTGTGGCTTCCCTTGCGTGATGGTGCCGGTCTTATCGACGGCGAGTGCTCGGAGTTTCCCGACAGACTCCAGATGCACGCCGCCCTTCACCAACACTCCACGGCGGGCCAGAGCGGTGAGACCTGAGACGATGCTCACCGGAGTTGCGATGACGAGAGCGCAGGGGCAGGAAATCACGAGGAGAACGAGCGAGCGATAGATCCAGAATTGCCACGGCTGCTGGAAGAAAAGAGGCGGAATAAGAGCCACCAGGATCGCGACAACGAAGACGGCAGGAGTGTAAATCGCCGCGAAGCGATCGACGAAACGTTGCGTCGGAGGTTTGTTTTCCTCGGCCTCACCGACGAGTTGGATGATCCGGGCGAGGGTGGATTCCGCAGCGGGCTTGGTGACCCGGACTGTCAGAGAGCCTTCGGCATTCACCGTGCCCGCGTAAACAGGATCGCCGGCTTTCTTTTCCACTGGCAGGGACTCGCCGGTGATAGGGGCTTGGTTGACACTGGAGTTTCCTGAAACCACCTCTCCATCCAGCGGGATGCGACTGCCGCTGCGGATCAGGATCTCCCGATCCACCGCAACATCTGCAACCGGAATTTCCTGTTCGGTGCCATCCGCGTTTTTCACCAACGCGGTGGGAGGCGAGAGTTTGAGCAGGGAATCCACCGCCTTGCGCGCCCGACCGGATGCCCAGGATTCCAGCAGTTCCGAAAGCGAAAAAAGGAAGACGACGCTGGCTGCCTCCGCTCCCTCGCCAATGATCCATGCACCTGTCACCGCGACGGCCATGAGGACGTTGATGTCCAGTTTGAATTTTTTCAATGCTCCCCACGCAGCGGGAAAGACGAGCAGGCCACCAGCCAGTGTGGCGGCCGCAAAAGCTACGGTGGCGAGCCACCCGGGAGCGACATGGAGCCAGTTCAAAAGGAGGCCGATGCCTGTCAATACCCCCGATGCCACAACCAGCGCGCCCTGTGGCAAAGGGCTTTCATCGTGGCTGTGTTCGCAACTGGAGCAACCGGTCTTTTTGACGGGCTCTTGCTTATGATCCTGATGGTCGTGTTCGCTCATAAAATTTGGAGGTTTGGTTTCGGCACTCTATTCCATTATATATAATCATTCAGCATATTATATATTGTATTAGATGTAAACCGGCCCGCCTTGTTCGAGGCGAGCCGGTTCAAACGATTTTCAGTCTTCGACAGGCGCGTTGAAGTCGATTTCGCGATCACGTTCCTCCACGCTCTTGCGATGGAAGATCGCATAAAGCACGGGCAGAACGAACAGCGTTAGAATCGTCGAGGTGATGATCCCGCCGATGACGACGGAGGCCAGCGGCTTCTGAACCTCCGCTCCACGGCCGTGAGCCAATGCCATGGGCACGAAGCCTAAGGCAGCAACGGCGGCAGTCATCAGCACCGGTCGGAGACGCAGGACGCTGCCTTCGATGACAGCATCCAACAGCTCCTTGCCTTGCTTGCGGAGGCTCTTGATGAAGCTGATCATTACGAGTCCGTTGAGCACGGCCACGCCGGACAGTGCGATGAATCCGACCGCGGCCGAGATCGATAGCGGAATGTCCCGTATCCACAGGGCGGCGATGCCTCCGGTGAGGGCGAGCGGCACCCCCGAGAAGACAAGCAAGGCATCCTTCACGCTGCCGAAGGTCATGAACAGCAACAGCAGGATCAGGAACAGTGTGATCGGAATCACCAACTGAAGCCTCTTGGTGGCCGAGAGCAGTTGTTGGAACTGCCCGCCATACTCCACCCAGTAGCCGGCTGGAACCACTTTGGATGACTCGATCTTCTGTTGAACCTCGGTCACGAAAGAGCCGAGGTCACGACCCCGGACGTTTGAGGTTACCACGATGCGGCGCTTGCCGTTTTCACGGCTGATCTGGTTGGGTCCGTTGGCAAGTTCCAGCTTTGCCACGGAACCGAGAGTAACGAATCCTGGACCTGATCCGACGGGGTTCAGGGATTTGCTATCTTCATCGGGTTCGGTTTTCTTGATCGGAATCGGCAGACGTCGGATGGCATCAAGATCCTTTCGCAGCGTTTCCGGGAGCCGCACGATGAGAGGCGAGCGCACGTCTCCTTCGTAAACAGTGCCCGCTTCCTTGCCGCCGATGGCGATTTCGACGGCTTCCTGCACCTCTGCGATGTCCAACCCGTAACGGCTGATCGCCTGACGGTCGATGTTCACAGTGAGCATCGGCAATCCGGTAACTTGCTCCACTTTGACATCGGCGGCTCCGGTGACGCCATTGACGACCGCAGCGATCTTGTTGCCGGTGCCCAGCAGAACATCCATGTCGTCGCCGTAGATGAGAACGCCCAGATCGCTGCGCACACCCGAGATCAATTCATTGAAACGCAACTCGATGGGCTGGCTGATTTCATAGTTGGCTCCGAGTTGGGACGTCGCGACTTCGTTGATTTTATCCAGCACCTGAGCCTTGCCGATGGTTGGGTCGGGCCATTGGGACTGGGGCTTGAGCATCACGTATCCGTCCGAGATGCTCGGTGGCATCGGGTCGGTGGCGATTTCAGCCGAACCCGTGCGAGCAAACGCATGCGCGACCTCAGGGATCTTGATGAGTGCCTTTTCAAGCTGTTTCTGCATTTCCACCGACTGGGTGATCCCCGTGGAAGGCATTCGCAACGCCTGCAATGCAACGTCGCCTTCGTCGAGGCTTGGAATGAACTCCGAACCCATGCGGCTGGCGAGCAAGCCGGACAGGATGAGGATCGCCATGGCGGCGGTGAGAACGAACACCCGGTGATCCAGCGCGGCCTTCAGCAACGGTTCATAAAGTCTCTTCACTCCTCGGACGACGAAGTTTTCCTTTTCGGAAATCTTTCCGCCGAGGAAAATGGCGACCGCCGCAGGAATGAAGGTGACGGAGAAAATCATCGCTCCGAGCAATGCGACGACCACGGTGAACGCCATCGGGTGGAACATCTTTCCTTCCACGCCTGTCAGCGCGGCGATGGGCAGATAGACGACCATGATGATGAAGCTGCCGAAGAGGCTGGGAACGACGACTTCTTTGGTCGCATCACGAACGGTCCGCAATCGCTCCATCAGTGTTGCCAGACGTCCGCGACGGTGTTGCTCTTCCGCCAGACAACGGATGCAGTTTTCCACGATGATAACGGCTCCATCGACAATGATGCCGAAGTCGAGCGCGCCAAGGCTCATGAGGTTTCCGCTCACCTTGTTCTCCACCATGCCGGTGATCGTGAAGAGCATGGCCAGTGGAATAACGGCCGCTGCGATCAGTGCCGCGCGGATGTTTCCGAGGGCCAGACAAAGGATGACGATCACGAGGAGCGCTCCTTCAACCAGGTTCTTCTTGATGGTTTCAATGGTGGCATCCACAAGCGTGGTCCGGGTATAAACGGTCTTCAGATGGACGCCGTCGGGAAGGCTGCGGTTGATTTCGTCAATTTTGGATTCCACGCGTTGGGAAACCGTACGGCTGTTTTCGCCGATCAGCATCATGGTGGTACCCAGAACCACTTCCTCGCCATCAAGCGTGCCTGCGCCGGAGCGCAGTTCCTTGCCGAGGGAAACTTCCGCCACGTCGCCAATGCGGACGGGGATGCCGTCGCGAGTGGTCACCACGATGCTGGAAATATCATCCAGGGTTCTCACTTGTCCGGGTGAACGGACGATGAACTGCTCGCCGTTCTTCTCGATGAAGCCCGCGCCGGTGTTCTGGTTGTTGCGCGAGAGCGATCCCACCAAATCATTGAGTGATAGATCGTAAGCGTGAAGCTTCGCCGGATCGGGCTGGACATGGAACTGTTTCACAAATCCACCGATGGCATTGACCTCGTTGACGCCCTTGACGTTCCGCAACTGGAACTTGACGACCCAGTCATGGATGGTCCGAAGGTCCGTCGGTGTGTAAGGAGTACCGTCGGGCTTCTTCGCATCGGGATCAGCCTCGACGGAATACATGTAGATCTCACCAAGACCGGTGGAAATAGGGCCCATTTCCGGCTCGATGCCTTCTGGCATCTGACCGGAAACCTGGGTGAGGCGTTCGGCGATCTGTTGGCGAGCCCAGTAGATGTCGGTTCCCTCTTCAAAGGAGACGGTGATCTGCGAGAGGCCGTAACGGGAGAGCGAGCGGGTTTGTTCCAGAAAGGGGATACCCGCCATTGCGGTTTCCACAGGGTAGGTGATGCGCTGTTCCGTCTCGAAAGGGGAATAGCCCGGTGCGCTCGTATTGATCTGGACCTGGACATTGGTGATGTCAGGCACCGCGTCAATCGGCAGGCGGTTGAAATTATAAACACCGAGCGCGGCAATCGCCAAGGTGGCGAGTATTACCAGCCAGCGGTGGCGCAGTGAGGCTTCAAGAAGTTTGGTCAACATTTGGAATGCAGTTGAGTGTTAGTGAGGATGACAGAGCCGATATTCGCTCACTCCTCCTCCGCCATGGACTTGCCCAGCTCCGCCTTGAGCAGGAAGCTGTTGGCGGTCGCGTAGGTCTGCCCGGCCTTCAAGCCGGACAGGATTTCCGTGAAGGTTCCGTCAGTACGTCCGAGTTCCACCGTTATGGCCTTGAAGCCATCATCTTCCTTCACGAACACGACATCGTGCCCATCCCACGTCTGGAGTGCGGCATTGCTGACAGCGAGCGGAACATCTTCCTTGCCCACCTGGATGTTGCCTTCCGCGAACAAACCGGGACGAAGATGTTGGTCAGCATTCGACACGGTCGCCCTCGCGAGCATGGTCTGGGTTCCTTCGGTGCCGAACGGTGAGATGTAATCGATTTTCGCATCCAGCGGCTTGTGCAGCGCGGTGGCCGTGATCTTGACCGGTTGGCCGAGTTTCAGGATATGGTAGTCCTCCGGATAGGCGCTGAGATCCACCCACATGGTGGAAAGGTCGGCGACCGTCAGCAGACGTTGTCCTTCAGTGACCGCTTCGCCAGGTTGCGCGTCACGGAAGATCACGGTCCCGCTGATGAGGGATTTCACCTCGTAGGTTTCAAGGCTCTCGTTGGACTCGATGACCACGACAGTCTCTCCCTTTTCGACCTTTTCACCCAGCCGCTTGCTCACGGAATGGATCACGCCGGGAAACCGTGGGGCGAGGTGGGCGAGCCCTTCCTCGTTCGCGCGGAACTGCCCGAACAAGGTGCGTTGGCGTTCCAGAACGCTGGGGCCGGTAATGGCGGTTTCGATTTTAGCCTGTTCGAGTTTTTCGTCGGTAATTTTAACGAAATCCGTAGCAGCGCCTTCGCCACCAGCCTCGGCGGCGGGCTCTTCTGCGGCGGCTTCATGTTTTTCCGTGTTGAGAATCATTCTGCCCAAGAAGAAGGCGACTGCGACAAGCGCGATGATGTTGAGAATTTTGAGAAGTTTGTTCATGATGTGAAAATATTGGGAATTACTTGGATGCGCTTTCTCCGGGCATTGGAGCGGTGAGTCCGGCGATTTCCGCAGCCGATTCATGGTAGGCGGCGTTTGCTGTCAGCAGTTGGACACGAGCTTCGGTGAGGTTGCGACGGGCCTCGATCAGATCCAAGTAGCCGAAGCGGCCTTTCGAGTAACCGTCCTGAACGCCATCAAAGGCCTCCTGTGCTCCGGGAAGCAGCTCGGATTTGATTGTCTCCACCTCACGGCGAACGGATGCCAACGTTTGCACCGATGCGTTCAGCTCGGCCCTCAACGAATTCATTTTCGCATCACGCTGTTTCTGAGCGACTTCGATTTCAGCTTTGGTGGAGGCGATTTCGCCCTGGTTCCAGTTGTTAAACGGGATCGGGATGGAGAGTCCGACGACAAGCGCGACTTCGTCATTGCCTTCCCAGAAATGCTTCACGCCGCCTTGGACTGTCACATCGGATTTGCCATTTGCGATGGCCAGACGGTTTTCCGCCACGGACTTTGAAACCTCCCGGGATTCCTTCTGATAGGCGGGATGGGAATAGAGGCGCTGTTCCAGCGACGCCTGATCGGAGAGGCTCGGCAACTCGCCGAGAGTGCCGGAAACTTTTGAGAAACCGGCAGTTGTGGAACCCCATGTAGCAGCGAGCCGAAGCGCCGCCGTGCGGAATTCACGCTGTGCTTGCTGGGTCGCGAGCCGAGCAGTGGTCACGGCGGTTTTTGCCCGAACCTTTTCAACGGCCGTGACTTTGCCAGCTTCGATCCGCTTATCGATCTCCGGAATGAAGGACTCGTTGAGTTCCACCAACTGCATGTAAAGGGCCACCTTTTCCTGTGCGGCTAAAGTCTGGGCGAATGCTTTGCTGACTTCGGCGAAAAGTTCCCTGCGGGCGATCTGGTAATCCGAGCGAACGAGAGCCTTCTCGGCGATTTCAACCTCACGCCGGGCTTCGAGCTTGCCGCCGTTTTCGATCAACTGGCTGATCGCGACGGTGGACTCGGCTGCGTCGAAGCCTCTGGTGGCGCCATTGCTCCCGAGAATATTCTCCATTCGCCCTTCCAAAGTGGGATTCGGCCGTAAGGAGGCTTGAAGAATCTTACCGTCAGCGGCGCGGAGAGCGGGGTTGAAAGGCTGGAGACCCGGGTTGTTTTCGAGAGCGAGCCACGCGGCCTGGCCGAAGCTGAGTGTCTCACCCGGTTTGGGCATGGGTGCCTTCGAGGAAACCTCAAGGCGAACAATTTTAGGTAAAGGCTGGTTCCCGGACAGGGGAACTCCCGATTGGCAGGCTGCCAGTGACAGCAAAGGAGATAGGAAAAAAAGACGACGATAGTACATGATAATGAGTGATTTGATTGAATTGAATGCACGGATCTACGATCCGAAATCATCGTTGGAACGCCCAACGACATCAGCCGGTCAAAGAGACCGGATCAAAATTCCACTCAGTTCCGTGGCGGGCGCTCCAAACAGCCTAACGTCAAACCAGTCAGGACGGTGCTAGGAGGCATCTCCCAATGATGGGAGGTGGACAAGGGAATCAGTATTTCCAACGAAGCGCAGAGCACTGCCGGGCTGGTCGCATGATGGCATGGACAAGGGCAGTGTTTCTCAGGGGCCTTGTGACTGTTTTCTTGCTGGGTTTCTTTCGTGCCCTCGTGCAGGGGACTTCCAAAATCAACAATACAAACCTCCTCCGGCCCGTCTCCGCATGGAAACTCCGACGCGGCCGAGCGTTGGGTCGCAAGGATTCCCATCGCCACGAAAATGGCGAATGACAACCGTAGCCAATGGCTTTGCAGACCGAACACGGACGGCTTTTAAGGGGCGGCCAGCCTCATGGCAAGGCAAATTGGCCGGATTGATACGCGCTGGCAATTTCGAATGAACAGGGCCTCAAACATGCGATTTGATCGAACGAAAGGGTCTCGACATCGATTTTTCGAAACTCATTAAAATCGATCCTCCAGCGGAACAATGTATACAACTGGAACTGAAATAGCTTTGTCGTTAATGAGTGTGAAACGACTGCTGGCATTTCGAAAGGACTCTCATCTGAATGAGAGTCTTCGGGCAACTTTGAGTAAGGTCAACGCTGGATCGGACGTCCAACAACCGTAGCCCCGTCAAATACGTCCAACTTGCCGATTATAGACGCCCGCCGACCACAAGGCCGACGGGCGCGGGTTATTCCCTCTATTTGCAGGATGGGCAGGCCGAGCAATCGCAGCAGTTGCAATTGTCACAGCCGCACACGCCTGTGGTGCAGCAACCGCAGCACGCGGCACTCGACGTTACCGTGGTAATGGGCGAAGCTGCGGCAACCATGATGCTGGAGGCGATGAGAAGTAATGTTTTCATTGTTTTTATTCTATGAGATTAAGATGGTGTTTTCCGGGCATTGAAAGGCCCGGCCGAAAGAAATCTCAAACGGCTTTGGTGGGGGAAGCAATGGCCGCGGACGCCAGCTGGTAAAATCCTTCGACTCCTCCATTCGTTCAGGGGGAAGTTTTCCTCGCAGCGCGTTTGCGACGTTGAGCCACAAACAAGCCATCTGATGCGGAGGAGCCAGGCAACAAGGAAGAGATTTTTTGCAGTCGCAATGCGGGCATCCTTGCTTTTCCGAGGATCGATCTCCGAACCGACAACAATTCCCGACCGGCTCCGAAGTCACGGGCACACGAGTTGGCATCGATGTCACAAACATCGAAAAAGCCAACAGGAATGCCAGAACGTAAGACACTATCAAAGAATCGGCGAAGGTGATCGGAAGTCAAACTGGGACGTTCATTCGTCACAGATGCATGCGTATTCAGCATTGCTGCATTTCTTACAAACCGAAAGATCAAGCGGGATGCGGAAATTCTTCGACTTCGCATCGGCTGCGGTTTTGACCTGAACGACGACCGTGTAATGCTCGCCTTCAGGAAGAGGTGTTCTTGATACGAACAATTCTCCTTTTTTCTCGAATTCCACCTTCACCTTGCCTGACGGGGCTTCCGCGGTGGCAGTCACCGTTTGTGCCGAAAGAGACTGGGGCTTCAGGTCGGCGTCATAAAACGCGATGCTGACGGTGCGGTCCTTCTCAACGAAGAATTCGGCATTCTGTTTTTCGAGTTCCAAGACCCGGCCTTTGCGCGGACCGGCCTTGACTGCTGCGTCCGCAAGAGCGCTGCCCGCACAGGCGAGGAACAACGCGGCGGAGAGGATTGTTTTCAGTGTTTTCATGCTTCGATTGGTATTTGGTTTCTAGGTTTGGTTTTTCTCTCCAGCCACTCGTAGAGCAAGGGCACCACAAGCAGGGTGAGGAAAGTGGAGGTTACGATTCCGCCGATGACGACGGTTGCGATAGGCCGCTGGACCTCGGCACCCGCGCCAGTGGCTATCGCCATCGGCAGGAATCCGAGCGAGGCAACGAGCGCGGTCATCAATTTGGGTCGCAGGCGTGTCAGGGTGCCTTCAACCACCGCCTCACGAAGGCCTTTGCCTTCCTCGCGCAACTGGTTGATGAATGAAATCAGCATGATGCCATTGAGCACGGCGATTCCGCTGAGTGCGATGAAGCCGACCGCCGCCGATATTGTAAATGGCATCCCGCGCAG is from Luteolibacter yonseiensis and encodes:
- a CDS encoding efflux RND transporter periplasmic adaptor subunit, whose translation is MNKLLKILNIIALVAVAFFLGRMILNTEKHEAAAEEPAAEAGGEGAATDFVKITDEKLEQAKIETAITGPSVLERQRTLFGQFRANEEGLAHLAPRFPGVIHSVSKRLGEKVEKGETVVVIESNESLETYEVKSLISGTVIFRDAQPGEAVTEGQRLLTVADLSTMWVDLSAYPEDYHILKLGQPVKITATALHKPLDAKIDYISPFGTEGTQTMLARATVSNADQHLRPGLFAEGNIQVGKEDVPLAVSNAALQTWDGHDVVFVKEDDGFKAITVELGRTDGTFTEILSGLKAGQTYATANSFLLKAELGKSMAEEE
- a CDS encoding TolC family protein — its product is MPKPGETLSFGQAAWLALENNPGLQPFNPALRAADGKILQASLRPNPTLEGRMENILGSNGATRGFDAAESTVAISQLIENGGKLEARREVEIAEKALVRSDYQIARRELFAEVSKAFAQTLAAQEKVALYMQLVELNESFIPEIDKRIEAGKVTAVEKVRAKTAVTTARLATQQAQREFRTAALRLAATWGSTTAGFSKVSGTLGELPSLSDQASLEQRLYSHPAYQKESREVSKSVAENRLAIANGKSDVTVQGGVKHFWEGNDEVALVVGLSIPIPFNNWNQGEIASTKAEIEVAQKQRDAKMNSLRAELNASVQTLASVRREVETIKSELLPGAQEAFDGVQDGYSKGRFGYLDLIEARRNLTEARVQLLTANAAYHESAAEIAGLTAPMPGESASK
- a CDS encoding efflux RND transporter permease subunit, which gives rise to MLTKLLEASLRHRWLVILATLAIAALGVYNFNRLPIDAVPDITNVQVQINTSAPGYSPFETEQRITYPVETAMAGIPFLEQTRSLSRYGLSQITVSFEEGTDIYWARQQIAERLTQVSGQMPEGIEPEMGPISTGLGEIYMYSVEADPDAKKPDGTPYTPTDLRTIHDWVVKFQLRNVKGVNEVNAIGGFVKQFHVQPDPAKLHAYDLSLNDLVGSLSRNNQNTGAGFIEKNGEQFIVRSPGQVRTLDDISSIVVTTRDGIPVRIGDVAEVSLGKELRSGAGTLDGEEVVLGTTMMLIGENSRTVSQRVESKIDEINRSLPDGVHLKTVYTRTTLVDATIETIKKNLVEGALLVIVILCLALGNIRAALIAAAVIPLAMLFTITGMVENKVSGNLMSLGALDFGIIVDGAVIIVENCIRCLAEEQHRRGRLATLMERLRTVRDATKEVVVPSLFGSFIIMVVYLPIAALTGVEGKMFHPMAFTVVVALLGAMIFSVTFIPAAVAIFLGGKISEKENFVVRGVKRLYEPLLKAALDHRVFVLTAAMAILILSGLLASRMGSEFIPSLDEGDVALQALRMPSTGITQSVEMQKQLEKALIKIPEVAHAFARTGSAEIATDPMPPSISDGYVMLKPQSQWPDPTIGKAQVLDKINEVATSQLGANYEISQPIELRFNELISGVRSDLGVLIYGDDMDVLLGTGNKIAAVVNGVTGAADVKVEQVTGLPMLTVNIDRQAISRYGLDIAEVQEAVEIAIGGKEAGTVYEGDVRSPLIVRLPETLRKDLDAIRRLPIPIKKTEPDEDSKSLNPVGSGPGFVTLGSVAKLELANGPNQISRENGKRRIVVTSNVRGRDLGSFVTEVQQKIESSKVVPAGYWVEYGGQFQQLLSATKRLQLVIPITLFLILLLLFMTFGSVKDALLVFSGVPLALTGGIAALWIRDIPLSISAAVGFIALSGVAVLNGLVMISFIKSLRKQGKELLDAVIEGSVLRLRPVLMTAAVAALGFVPMALAHGRGAEVQKPLASVVIGGIITSTILTLFVLPVLYAIFHRKSVEERDREIDFNAPVED
- a CDS encoding heavy metal translocating P-type ATPase, translating into MSEHDHQDHKQEPVKKTGCSSCEHSHDESPLPQGALVVASGVLTGIGLLLNWLHVAPGWLATVAFAAATLAGGLLVFPAAWGALKKFKLDINVLMAVAVTGAWIIGEGAEAASVVFLFSLSELLESWASGRARKAVDSLLKLSPPTALVKNADGTEQEIPVADVAVDREILIRSGSRIPLDGEVVSGNSSVNQAPITGESLPVEKKAGDPVYAGTVNAEGSLTVRVTKPAAESTLARIIQLVGEAEENKPPTQRFVDRFAAIYTPAVFVVAILVALIPPLFFQQPWQFWIYRSLVLLVISCPCALVIATPVSIVSGLTALARRGVLVKGGVHLESVGKLRALAVDKTGTITQGKPQVVEIIPIGELSEEEVLRSSAAINTHSEHPLAFAIVETARSRNIEFAPAADYVSVTGQGAQATVDGHPYFIGNHRMAHEAGVCTPEVEKILATIEAKGQSLAVLGHLPHGECRGRILGIIAIADTLRPEVVEALRQIHKAGIQKVIMLSGDNQRTASAIAKQAGIDEAIGDLMPDQKVDHVRKLVSQYTHVGMIGDGVNDAPALAVATVGFAMGAIGSDTAIETADIALMKDDLTRVAETVILGRRTLGIIRFNVIFALAIKAVVLTLAFVGIAGLWLAILADTGATLLVILNSLRLLAAPKKP